A section of the Cryobacterium soli genome encodes:
- a CDS encoding MIP/aquaporin family protein, which translates to MDNLGVVFLSELVGTALLVLLGCGVVANVALTKNKGFGAGFLMVTIGWGLAVFAGVIVSYNSGAHLNPAVTLGLVSSGATEFGSGVPVNLVSVLTYIAAQMIGAIIGAVVVWLAYKQHFDQEPEPANKLGVFATGPAIRSYGWNLVTEIIGTFVLVFVVIAFGGGRQGENGGLAALGALPVALLVIVIGTSLGGPTGYAINPARDLGPRIAHALLPIKGKRGSDWSYSWVPVAGPVIGGVLAGWASLILLPILA; encoded by the coding sequence GTGGACAATCTCGGTGTTGTATTCCTCTCGGAGCTGGTGGGCACGGCCCTCCTGGTGCTCCTCGGCTGTGGCGTCGTCGCCAACGTCGCCCTCACGAAGAACAAGGGCTTCGGAGCCGGCTTCCTCATGGTCACCATCGGCTGGGGCCTCGCGGTCTTCGCCGGTGTGATCGTCTCCTACAACTCGGGCGCGCACCTGAACCCGGCGGTGACCCTGGGCCTGGTGTCCTCGGGGGCCACCGAGTTCGGCTCGGGCGTGCCGGTGAACCTCGTCTCGGTGCTCACCTACATCGCCGCCCAGATGATCGGCGCCATCATCGGCGCCGTCGTGGTCTGGCTGGCCTACAAGCAGCACTTCGACCAGGAACCTGAGCCGGCGAACAAGCTCGGCGTCTTCGCGACCGGGCCGGCCATCCGCTCGTACGGCTGGAACCTGGTCACCGAGATCATCGGCACGTTTGTGCTGGTGTTCGTGGTGATCGCGTTCGGCGGCGGACGCCAGGGCGAGAACGGCGGCCTCGCCGCCCTCGGCGCCCTCCCGGTGGCGCTGCTGGTGATCGTGATCGGCACCTCGCTCGGCGGGCCAACGGGCTACGCCATCAACCCGGCGCGTGACCTCGGCCCCCGCATCGCCCACGCGCTTCTGCCCATCAAGGGCAAGCGCGGCTCCGACTGGTCCTACTCGTGGGTTCCCGTCGCCGGGCCGGTCATCGGCGGCGTGCTCGCCGGCTGGGCGTCCCTGATCCTGCTACCCATCCTTGCCTGA
- a CDS encoding exodeoxyribonuclease III — MPSSSHDSTTQPLRIASINTNGIRAAFRKGMGDWLATRDVDILAIQEVRAATEDIEALLGPDWSILHDAASAKGRAGVAIASRKSASIHRVELGHPDFDSAGRWLEADYEVNGKIVTVVSTYVHSGEVDTPKQVEKFTFLDSMLTRLPELAAHSERVVVLGDLNVGHRKFDIKNWKGNVKRAGFLPEERAYFDKILGAEDEADYNNGAGLGWVDVGRKAAGEVDGPFTWWSWRGQAFDNDTGWRIDYQLATPALAASVVNYTVDRADAYDQRWSDHAPVVVDYAI, encoded by the coding sequence ATGCCGTCTTCTTCGCACGATTCGACCACCCAGCCCCTGCGCATCGCCAGCATCAACACCAATGGCATCCGTGCCGCGTTCCGGAAGGGCATGGGCGACTGGCTCGCCACCCGCGACGTCGACATCCTCGCCATCCAGGAGGTGCGCGCCGCGACGGAAGACATCGAGGCGCTGCTGGGCCCGGACTGGAGCATCCTGCACGACGCCGCGTCGGCGAAGGGCCGCGCGGGCGTGGCCATCGCCAGCCGCAAGAGCGCGTCGATCCACCGGGTCGAGCTGGGCCACCCCGACTTCGACAGCGCCGGCCGTTGGCTCGAGGCCGACTACGAGGTGAACGGCAAGATCGTGACCGTGGTGAGCACCTATGTGCACTCCGGCGAGGTCGACACCCCCAAGCAGGTCGAGAAGTTCACCTTCCTCGACTCGATGCTCACCCGGCTGCCCGAACTCGCCGCGCACAGCGAACGGGTCGTGGTGCTCGGCGACCTCAACGTAGGACACCGCAAGTTCGACATCAAGAACTGGAAGGGCAACGTTAAGCGGGCCGGCTTCCTGCCCGAGGAACGCGCGTACTTCGACAAGATCCTCGGCGCCGAGGACGAGGCCGACTACAACAACGGCGCGGGCCTGGGCTGGGTCGACGTGGGCCGCAAGGCCGCCGGCGAGGTGGACGGACCGTTCACCTGGTGGTCCTGGCGTGGCCAGGCGTTCGACAACGACACCGGCTGGCGCATCGACTACCAGCTCGCGACACCCGCACTGGCGGCATCCGTCGTCAACTACACGGTCGACCGGGCGGATGCCTACGACCAGCGCTGGAGCGACCACGCCCCCGTGGTCGTCGACTACGCCATCTAG
- a CDS encoding YihY/virulence factor BrkB family protein has product MKIGDLIKRVMASRPVRVFTHFGQSRGPILAAGMAYQAIFAIFAALWLVFSVAGLWLTANPDLMDRLFALINQSVPGLIGEKGVVNPDTLSNTGALTWSSAIALVGLLATTLGWLNTTSQAVRGIFGMGQETTFFVLVKLRELGLGLLFGLALVVSAVISIVSTELLRSVLGLFGQGADSFWFIASSQAIGLLIVLIIDTLTLAALFRVLSHVRIPWRNLLVGSLLGAIALGVLKVLGAALLGGAAKNPLLAGFAVIIGLLIWFNLTSTVTLISASWIAVGMQDAGIPPSSLSADEAKKLAEEEEAAARRLVVEAELRDARAAAADASWLQRPGRTRRLRKAERQAEKYDVQEPAER; this is encoded by the coding sequence ATGAAGATCGGCGACCTCATCAAGCGTGTCATGGCCTCCCGACCCGTGCGGGTGTTCACCCATTTCGGCCAGAGCCGCGGGCCGATTCTCGCCGCCGGCATGGCGTACCAGGCCATCTTCGCCATCTTCGCCGCCCTCTGGCTCGTATTCTCCGTGGCGGGCCTGTGGCTCACCGCGAACCCCGACCTGATGGACCGCCTGTTCGCACTCATCAACCAGTCCGTGCCCGGTCTGATCGGCGAGAAGGGCGTGGTCAATCCGGACACCCTGAGTAACACCGGCGCGCTCACCTGGAGCAGTGCCATCGCCCTCGTAGGGTTGCTCGCCACCACCCTCGGCTGGCTCAACACCACCTCACAGGCCGTGCGCGGCATCTTCGGAATGGGCCAGGAGACCACGTTCTTCGTGCTGGTGAAACTGCGCGAACTCGGCCTCGGCCTCCTGTTCGGCCTGGCCCTGGTGGTGTCCGCCGTCATCTCGATCGTGAGCACGGAACTCCTGCGCTCTGTCCTGGGCCTGTTCGGCCAGGGCGCCGACTCGTTCTGGTTCATCGCGTCGAGCCAGGCGATCGGCCTCTTGATCGTGCTGATCATCGACACACTCACCCTCGCCGCCCTGTTCCGGGTGCTCTCGCACGTGCGCATCCCCTGGCGCAACCTGCTCGTCGGGTCGCTGCTCGGCGCGATCGCGCTCGGCGTGCTCAAGGTGCTCGGCGCCGCCCTGCTCGGCGGAGCGGCCAAGAACCCCCTGCTGGCCGGCTTCGCGGTGATCATCGGTCTGCTGATCTGGTTCAACCTCACCTCCACGGTCACGCTCATCTCGGCGTCCTGGATCGCGGTGGGCATGCAGGATGCCGGCATCCCCCCGTCCAGCCTGAGCGCCGACGAGGCCAAGAAGCTCGCCGAGGAGGAAGAGGCCGCGGCCCGGCGCCTGGTCGTGGAGGCGGAGCTCCGCGACGCGCGGGCCGCCGCCGCCGACGCATCCTGGTTGCAACGCCCCGGCCGGACGCGCCGGCTGCGGAAGGCCGAGCGGCAGGCCGAGAAGTACGACGTGCAGGAGCCGGCCGAGCGCTGA
- the glpK gene encoding glycerol kinase GlpK, producing MSDKYIFAIDQGTTSTRAIIFDHSGSIVSTGQLEHEQIFPRAGWVEHDPMEIWGNTRQVIGQALSKANLTRHDIEAVGITNQRETAVVWDRTTGLPVYNAIVWQDTRTQAIVDRLAADGGGDRFKPVVGLPLATYFSGTKIAWILENVEGAREKADAGDLMFGTTDTWVLWNLTGGLEGGVHATDVTNASRTLFMNLETLEWDDEILGIFGVPRSMMPEIRSSSEVYGTVNEHSLLREVPIAGILGDQQAATFGQAAFDQGEAKNTYGTGNFLIFNTGTEIIHSKNGLLTTLGYKLGDAEPHYALEGSIAVTGSLIQWLRDSLGMISSASEIEALARTVDDNGGAYFVPAFSGLFAPYWRSDARGALVGLTRFVNKGHIARAALEAIAFQTREVIDAVNADSGVPLTELKVDGGATGNNLLLQFQADILGVPVVRPVVAETTALGAAYAAGLAVGFWSGLGELRANWQEDARWEPDMDEAERARLLRNWKKAVTKTLDWVDEDVL from the coding sequence ATGAGTGACAAGTACATCTTCGCCATCGACCAGGGCACCACGAGCACCCGCGCGATCATCTTCGATCACTCGGGCTCGATAGTCTCCACCGGTCAGCTCGAACACGAGCAGATCTTTCCCCGCGCCGGCTGGGTCGAACACGACCCGATGGAGATCTGGGGCAACACCCGTCAGGTGATCGGCCAGGCGCTGTCCAAGGCCAACCTCACCCGGCACGACATCGAGGCCGTGGGCATCACCAACCAGCGCGAGACCGCCGTGGTCTGGGACCGCACCACCGGGCTGCCGGTCTACAACGCCATCGTCTGGCAGGACACCCGCACGCAGGCCATCGTCGACCGTCTTGCGGCGGATGGCGGTGGCGACCGGTTCAAGCCCGTCGTCGGCCTGCCCCTGGCCACGTACTTCTCCGGCACCAAGATCGCCTGGATCCTCGAGAACGTCGAGGGCGCCCGTGAGAAGGCCGACGCCGGCGACCTGATGTTCGGCACCACCGACACCTGGGTGCTCTGGAACCTCACCGGCGGGCTCGAGGGCGGCGTACACGCGACCGACGTCACCAACGCCAGCCGCACCCTGTTCATGAACCTCGAGACCCTCGAATGGGACGACGAGATCCTCGGGATCTTCGGGGTGCCGCGCTCGATGATGCCCGAGATCCGCTCCTCCAGCGAGGTCTACGGCACCGTCAACGAGCACAGCCTGCTGCGCGAGGTGCCCATCGCCGGCATCCTCGGCGACCAGCAGGCGGCCACGTTCGGCCAGGCCGCATTCGACCAGGGCGAGGCGAAGAACACCTACGGCACCGGTAACTTCCTGATCTTCAACACCGGCACCGAGATCATCCACTCCAAGAACGGCCTGCTCACCACGCTCGGCTACAAGCTCGGCGACGCCGAACCGCACTACGCGCTCGAGGGCTCCATCGCCGTCACCGGATCGCTCATCCAGTGGCTGCGTGACAGCCTCGGCATGATCAGTTCGGCCAGTGAGATCGAGGCGCTCGCCCGCACCGTCGACGACAACGGCGGCGCGTACTTCGTGCCGGCGTTCAGCGGCTTGTTCGCGCCGTACTGGCGCTCGGACGCCCGTGGCGCACTCGTGGGACTCACCCGGTTCGTGAACAAGGGCCACATCGCCCGCGCGGCACTGGAGGCCATCGCCTTCCAGACCCGCGAGGTCATCGACGCCGTCAACGCCGACTCCGGTGTGCCGCTGACCGAGCTCAAGGTCGACGGCGGGGCAACGGGCAACAACCTGCTGCTGCAGTTCCAGGCTGACATCCTCGGTGTGCCCGTGGTACGCCCGGTCGTCGCCGAGACCACCGCGCTCGGCGCCGCCTACGCGGCCGGCCTGGCCGTGGGATTCTGGAGCGGCCTGGGCGAGCTGCGCGCCAACTGGCAGGAAGACGCCCGTTGGGAGCCCGACATGGACGAGGCCGAGCGGGCCCGTCTGCTCCGCAACTGGAAGAAGGCCGTCACAAAGACCCTCGACTGGGTCGACGAGGACGTCCTCTAG
- the trpS gene encoding tryptophan--tRNA ligase, producing MTKTRLYSGMQPSADSLQIGNYIGALLNWKKLQQTHDAFFSIVDLHAITVAQDPAKLRENTRATAAQYIAAGIDPAESTLYVQSHVAAHAQLAWALNTLTGFGEASRMTQFKDKSQKQGADATTVGLFAYPVLMAADILLFQSEIVPVGEDQRQHVELTRDLAARFNSRFGDTFTVPEASIIRDTAKIYDLQNPTAKMSKSAESHAGVIWMLDEPSVTAKKIMRAVTDAEGGVVFDRENKPGVANLLTIYSVMAERSIQSLEDEYAGRGYGDFKKGLAEVVTETFGAIRGRTLELLDDPAELDRILAGNADRAAAVADVTLANAFERMGFLARR from the coding sequence ATGACCAAGACCCGCCTCTACTCCGGCATGCAGCCCTCCGCCGACTCGTTGCAGATCGGCAACTACATCGGCGCGCTGCTGAACTGGAAGAAGCTGCAGCAGACGCACGACGCGTTCTTCTCGATCGTGGACCTGCACGCCATCACCGTGGCGCAGGACCCGGCCAAGCTGCGGGAGAACACCCGTGCGACCGCCGCGCAGTACATCGCCGCGGGTATCGACCCTGCCGAGTCGACTCTGTACGTGCAGTCGCATGTGGCCGCGCACGCGCAGCTGGCCTGGGCGTTGAACACCCTCACCGGTTTCGGCGAGGCCAGCCGGATGACCCAGTTCAAGGACAAGTCGCAGAAGCAGGGCGCCGACGCCACCACCGTGGGGCTGTTCGCGTACCCGGTGCTCATGGCCGCAGACATCCTGCTCTTCCAGAGCGAGATCGTGCCGGTGGGCGAGGACCAGCGCCAGCACGTTGAGCTCACCCGCGACCTCGCGGCCCGGTTCAACTCCCGGTTCGGCGACACCTTCACCGTGCCCGAGGCCTCGATCATCCGCGACACCGCGAAGATCTACGACCTGCAGAACCCCACCGCGAAGATGTCGAAGTCGGCCGAGTCGCACGCCGGCGTGATCTGGATGCTCGACGAGCCATCCGTCACCGCGAAGAAGATCATGCGCGCCGTGACCGACGCCGAGGGCGGCGTGGTCTTCGACCGGGAGAACAAGCCCGGCGTGGCGAACCTCCTCACGATCTACTCCGTGATGGCGGAGCGATCGATCCAGTCGCTCGAGGACGAGTACGCCGGCCGCGGCTACGGCGACTTCAAGAAGGGCCTGGCCGAGGTGGTCACCGAGACCTTCGGCGCGATCCGCGGGCGCACGCTCGAGCTGCTCGACGACCCGGCCGAGCTCGACCGGATCCTGGCCGGCAACGCCGACCGGGCCGCCGCGGTGGCCGACGTCACCCTCGCGAACGCGTTCGAGCGCATGGGCTTCCTGGCGCGCCGCTGA
- a CDS encoding HAD family hydrolase, with product MAAEAAEAAEAAVTGVAGATDEARAAGLAPPVLVLFDLDDTLFAHREAVAAGILGHVAAQGGRGAGADPHSVVTLWNALEEQHYHAYLAGELDFAGQRSARARDFAAAHGVDLTEAEAAAWFDDYFLHYRANWRLHDDALPCLDALTRRIPGVRFGLITNGELAYQSVKLADTGLDARVEHVVTSAEFGLAKPRPEIFRRACALFGADPARSVYVGDRLRTDAIGAAAAGLTGVWLDRVGAAGPPPPDADLVEARELGVIRLTALDALPALLAPS from the coding sequence GTGGCCGCTGAGGCCGCTGAGGCCGCTGAGGCCGCTGTGACCGGCGTGGCAGGTGCGACCGATGAGGCGCGTGCAGCCGGTCTGGCACCACCGGTGTTGGTGCTGTTCGATCTGGACGACACCCTGTTCGCGCACCGGGAGGCCGTGGCCGCTGGGATCCTCGGGCACGTCGCCGCACAGGGCGGCCGGGGCGCCGGCGCCGACCCGCACTCGGTCGTGACGCTCTGGAACGCGCTCGAAGAGCAGCACTATCACGCCTACCTTGCCGGCGAGCTGGACTTCGCCGGACAGCGCAGCGCCCGGGCGCGGGACTTCGCCGCGGCGCACGGGGTGGACCTCACCGAGGCGGAGGCCGCTGCCTGGTTCGACGACTATTTCCTGCACTACCGGGCGAACTGGCGCCTGCACGACGACGCTCTGCCGTGCCTGGACGCACTGACCCGCCGCATCCCCGGCGTGCGATTCGGGCTGATCACCAACGGCGAGCTGGCCTACCAGAGCGTGAAGCTGGCCGACACCGGGCTGGACGCCCGGGTGGAGCACGTGGTCACCTCGGCCGAGTTCGGCCTGGCCAAGCCCCGGCCGGAGATCTTCCGGCGCGCCTGCGCCCTCTTCGGCGCCGACCCTGCCCGCTCGGTTTACGTGGGCGACCGGTTGCGCACCGACGCGATCGGCGCTGCCGCCGCGGGCCTCACCGGCGTCTGGCTGGACCGGGTCGGCGCCGCCGGCCCTCCCCCGCCGGACGCCGACCTCGTCGAGGCCCGAGAGCTGGGCGTCATCCGTCTCACCGCCCTCGACGCCCTGCCCGCCCTCCTCGCCCCGAGCTAG
- a CDS encoding GNAT family N-acetyltransferase, with product MRPVELSSPLLRLDAPRPDDAARVFEHCQDPVMARYLARLPSPYRFEDATDFVTGYVPDAWAGDQEYTWAVRGPAGPELVGVISLSVPSAAEPGVGSGSGSGSGSGSGSESGSGSGSESGSESGSGSESGSGSESASGSESGSGSGSGSADRTSSIGFWLGTAHRGQGLMVEAQRLVLDWGFTTGLCDTVHWECVAGNLASARAARKAGFRFTGQGPAGIAYRDGTHPLSWKGTLHATDDRTPPAGWPAEVVGA from the coding sequence ATGCGACCGGTCGAGCTGTCCTCCCCGCTGCTCCGCTTGGATGCCCCGCGCCCGGACGACGCCGCTCGGGTGTTCGAGCACTGCCAGGACCCGGTGATGGCTCGGTACCTGGCGCGCCTGCCGTCGCCGTACCGGTTCGAGGATGCCACCGACTTCGTCACCGGTTACGTGCCTGACGCGTGGGCTGGCGACCAGGAATACACCTGGGCGGTGCGCGGTCCAGCCGGACCGGAGCTGGTCGGCGTGATCAGCCTGAGCGTGCCGTCTGCGGCGGAGCCGGGTGTGGGGTCGGGGTCGGGGTCGGGGTCCGGGTCCGGGTCCGGGTCGGAGTCCGGGTCGGGGTCGGGGTCGGAGTCCGGGTCGGAGTCCGGGTCGGGGTCGGAGTCCGGGTCGGGGTCGGAGTCCGCGTCGGGGTCGGAGTCCGGGTCGGGGTCCGGGTCCGGCTCCGCGGACCGCACGAGTTCGATCGGGTTCTGGCTCGGCACCGCCCACCGGGGCCAGGGGCTCATGGTCGAGGCGCAACGGCTGGTGCTCGACTGGGGCTTCACGACGGGGCTCTGCGACACCGTGCACTGGGAGTGCGTGGCCGGCAACCTCGCGTCGGCCCGGGCCGCTCGCAAGGCCGGGTTCCGCTTCACCGGGCAGGGACCGGCAGGGATCGCCTACCGGGACGGCACGCATCCGCTCTCGTGGAAGGGCACTCTGCACGCCACCGACGACCGCACACCGCCCGCGGGCTGGCCGGCCGAGGTCGTGGGCGCGTGA